In one Sphingomonas sanguinis genomic region, the following are encoded:
- the tuf gene encoding elongation factor Tu translates to MAKAKFERNKPHLNIGTIGHVDHGKTSLTAAITKVLADNVAGNAAVDFANIDKAPEERERGITISTAHVEYETEARHYAHVDCPGHADYVKNMITGAAQMDGAILVVSSTDGPMPQTREHILLARQVGVPAMVVFMNKVDLVDDEEILELVELEIRELLSSYEFPGDDIPVVKGSATCALSGSNDKFGKDAVLELMKQVDEYIPQPERPLDKPFMMPIEDVFSISGRGTVVTGRVETGIIKVGEEVEIVGINDTRKTTVTGVEMFRKLLDSGQAGDNIGALIRGVARDEVERGQVLAKPGSITPHTDFQSEVYVLSKEEGGRHTPFFANYRPQFYFRTTDVTGTVELPEGTEMVMPGDNVALGVKLIAPIAMDIGQRFTIREGGRTVGAGVVSSIDK, encoded by the coding sequence AGCGATCACCAAGGTTCTGGCCGACAACGTCGCCGGCAACGCGGCGGTGGACTTCGCGAACATCGACAAGGCCCCGGAAGAGCGTGAGCGCGGCATCACCATCTCGACCGCCCACGTCGAGTATGAGACCGAAGCGCGCCACTATGCGCACGTCGACTGCCCGGGCCACGCCGACTATGTGAAGAACATGATCACCGGCGCGGCGCAGATGGACGGCGCGATCCTCGTCGTTTCGTCGACCGACGGCCCGATGCCGCAGACCCGCGAGCACATCCTGCTCGCCCGCCAGGTCGGCGTGCCCGCGATGGTCGTGTTCATGAACAAGGTCGACCTGGTCGACGACGAGGAAATCCTCGAGCTGGTCGAGCTGGAAATCCGCGAGCTGCTGAGCTCGTACGAATTCCCGGGCGACGACATCCCCGTCGTCAAGGGTTCGGCGACCTGCGCTCTGTCGGGTTCGAACGACAAGTTCGGTAAGGATGCCGTTCTCGAGCTGATGAAGCAGGTCGACGAATACATCCCGCAGCCGGAGCGTCCGCTCGACAAGCCGTTCATGATGCCGATCGAAGACGTGTTCTCGATCTCGGGTCGCGGCACCGTCGTCACCGGCCGTGTCGAAACCGGCATCATCAAGGTTGGTGAAGAAGTCGAGATCGTCGGTATCAACGACACCCGCAAGACCACCGTCACCGGCGTCGAAATGTTCCGCAAGCTGCTCGACTCGGGCCAGGCTGGCGACAACATCGGCGCGCTGATCCGTGGCGTTGCCCGTGACGAAGTCGAGCGTGGTCAGGTTCTGGCCAAGCCGGGCTCGATCACCCCGCACACCGACTTCCAGTCGGAAGTGTACGTCCTGTCGAAGGAAGAAGGCGGTCGTCACACCCCGTTCTTCGCGAACTACCGTCCGCAGTTCTACTTCCGCACGACCGACGTCACCGGCACCGTCGAGCTGCCTGAGGGCACCGAGATGGTCATGCCGGGCGACAACGTCGCTCTGGGCGTGAAGCTGATCGCTCCGATCGCGATGGACATCGGTCAGCGCTTCACGATCCGCGAAGGCGGTCGTACCGTCGGCGCCGGCGTCGTCAGCTCGATCGACAAGTAA